Proteins from one Telopea speciosissima isolate NSW1024214 ecotype Mountain lineage chromosome 1, Tspe_v1, whole genome shotgun sequence genomic window:
- the LOC122654620 gene encoding GDP-Man:Man(3)GlcNAc(2)-PP-Dol alpha-1,2-mannosyltransferase-like isoform X2 yields the protein MFGCKVVSYTHYPTISSDMVSRVRERSSMYNNNSLIAQSIWLSQCKVIYYTFFSCMYGIVGSHAHLAMVNSSWTLSHIEKLWRISNRIKRVYPPCDTSGLQVLPLERPVDIPKIISVAQFRPEKAHTLQLEAFSLAIRKLDADSRRPKLQFVGSCRNEADEERLQKLKDKAIELKVEKDVEFHKNLMYRDLVTLLGGAIAGIHSMTDEHFGISVVEFMAAGAIPIAHNSAGPKMDIVLEEDGKQTGFLALNVEEYADAILKLLGMPETKRLEMAAATRKRAARFSEKRFYEDFKAAIHPIFSQTLR from the exons ATGTTTGGGTGCAAAGTTGTTAGCTATACACATTACCCTACAATCAGCTCGGACATGGTTTCTCGTGTACGGGAACGGAGTTCAATGTATAATAACAATTCTTTGATTGCACAAAG CATTTGGCTTTCTCAATGCAAGGTCATCTATTACACATTCTTCAGTTGCATGTATGGGATTGTGGGTTCGCATGCACACCTTGCAATGGTCAACTCGTCATGGACACTGTCACATATAGAGAAACTGTGGAGAATTTCTAACCGTATTAAGAGAGTTTACCCTCCATGTGATACTTCAGGTCTTCAG GTGCTTCCACTGGAAAGGCCTGTTGATATCCCAAAAATCATATCTGTAGCCCAATTCCGTCCAGAGAAG GCTCACACTCTGCAACTTGAGGCATTCTCTCTTGCCATCAGGAAACTGGACGCAGATTCGCGCAGGCCAAAGCTCCAATTTGTGGGTAGCTGTAGGAATGAGGCAGATGAAGAAAGATTACAAAAACTTAAAGACAAAGCTATTGAATTGAAGGTGGAGAAGGATGTGGAATTCCACAAGAATTTGATGTACAG GGACTTGGTAACACTTCTAGGAGGTGCCATTGCAGGGATCCATTCTATGACAGATGAGCACTTTGGCATAAGTGTTGTAGAGTTCATGGCAGCAGGTGCAATCCCAATTG CTCATAATTCAGCAGGGCCAAAAATGGACATTGTTTTGGAGGAAGATGGGAAACAGACAGGTTTCCTCGCCCTCAATGTGGAAGAGTATGCCGATGCTATACTAAAGCTTCTGGGGATGCCAGAAACTAAAAGACTTGAGATGGCAGCTGCTACAAGGAAGCGTGCGGCCAGGTTTTCTGAGAAAAGGTTTTATGAAGATTTCAAGGCTGCGATCCACCCGATTTTCTCTCAAACATTGAGATAA
- the LOC122654620 gene encoding GDP-Man:Man(3)GlcNAc(2)-PP-Dol alpha-1,2-mannosyltransferase-like isoform X1: protein MKKYLSRLMDFGVSVLCWVIFYALALGFLLPFVINGRKNRKRAVGFFHPYTNDGGGGERVLWCAVKAIQEEYPNLDCVIYTGDYDASPQSLMDRATDRFGVKLLFPPQVVHLHKRKWIEEDTYPHFTMIGQSFGSIYLSWEALSKFMPLIYLDTSGYAFTYPLARMFGCKVVSYTHYPTISSDMVSRVRERSSMYNNNSLIAQSIWLSQCKVIYYTFFSCMYGIVGSHAHLAMVNSSWTLSHIEKLWRISNRIKRVYPPCDTSGLQVLPLERPVDIPKIISVAQFRPEKAHTLQLEAFSLAIRKLDADSRRPKLQFVGSCRNEADEERLQKLKDKAIELKVEKDVEFHKNLMYRDLVTLLGGAIAGIHSMTDEHFGISVVEFMAAGAIPIAHNSAGPKMDIVLEEDGKQTGFLALNVEEYADAILKLLGMPETKRLEMAAATRKRAARFSEKRFYEDFKAAIHPIFSQTLR from the exons atgaagaaatatttgagCAGGTTGATGGATTTCGGGGTTTCTGTGTTGTGTTGGGTGATATTTTATGCCCTTGCTCTGGGATTTCTTTTGCCTTTTGTGATCAATGGGAGGAAGAACAGAAAAAGAGCCGTGGGTTTTTTCCACCCATACACAAAtgatggtggaggtggagagcgGGTTCTATGGTGTGCAGTTAAAGCCATCCAAGAGGAGTATCCTAATCTTGACTGTGTCATCTATACTGGAGATTATGATGCTTCTCCACAAAGCTTGATGGACCGAGCCACTGATCGATTTGGGGTCAAGCTTCTTTTCCCACCTCAG GTGGTGCATTTGCATAAGAGGAAGTGGATTGAGGAGGATACCTACCCCCACTTCACTATGATTGGGCAaagttttggttcaatttatcTATCGTGGGAGGCTCTGAGTAAATTTATGCCTTTGATTTACCTGGACACTAGTGGATACGCATTTACATATCCACTTGCCCGGATGTTTGGGTGCAAAGTTGTTAGCTATACACATTACCCTACAATCAGCTCGGACATGGTTTCTCGTGTACGGGAACGGAGTTCAATGTATAATAACAATTCTTTGATTGCACAAAG CATTTGGCTTTCTCAATGCAAGGTCATCTATTACACATTCTTCAGTTGCATGTATGGGATTGTGGGTTCGCATGCACACCTTGCAATGGTCAACTCGTCATGGACACTGTCACATATAGAGAAACTGTGGAGAATTTCTAACCGTATTAAGAGAGTTTACCCTCCATGTGATACTTCAGGTCTTCAG GTGCTTCCACTGGAAAGGCCTGTTGATATCCCAAAAATCATATCTGTAGCCCAATTCCGTCCAGAGAAG GCTCACACTCTGCAACTTGAGGCATTCTCTCTTGCCATCAGGAAACTGGACGCAGATTCGCGCAGGCCAAAGCTCCAATTTGTGGGTAGCTGTAGGAATGAGGCAGATGAAGAAAGATTACAAAAACTTAAAGACAAAGCTATTGAATTGAAGGTGGAGAAGGATGTGGAATTCCACAAGAATTTGATGTACAG GGACTTGGTAACACTTCTAGGAGGTGCCATTGCAGGGATCCATTCTATGACAGATGAGCACTTTGGCATAAGTGTTGTAGAGTTCATGGCAGCAGGTGCAATCCCAATTG CTCATAATTCAGCAGGGCCAAAAATGGACATTGTTTTGGAGGAAGATGGGAAACAGACAGGTTTCCTCGCCCTCAATGTGGAAGAGTATGCCGATGCTATACTAAAGCTTCTGGGGATGCCAGAAACTAAAAGACTTGAGATGGCAGCTGCTACAAGGAAGCGTGCGGCCAGGTTTTCTGAGAAAAGGTTTTATGAAGATTTCAAGGCTGCGATCCACCCGATTTTCTCTCAAACATTGAGATAA